The genomic segment GCTAAATATCACTCCCAAAATCTGTACAAACCCTGCACACTGCAAACACCACAGCAAGAAGTCAATCAAACACACAGCTCTTACCAAGGATGTCCTGGCAGACTTTAGTAGTGATACTGAATCGTTGTTCATCAGTAAAGTTTTTCAGCAGGAACCTGTAGATCCTGAAACGTTTGCCTTGATTCTGTGGTCCTTTCAAAGAAAACTTGCTTTTCTCACTAAcagaaaacatacaaacaaaacacattttcagaATTCACTGAATCATATGATCATATGATGAATCATTTTAGAATTTACCTCTCTGTTTGAGGGAATTTGTTATATTTCTTGTGTTTTTCGTAAGAGTTGAAGTGGAAAATGCATTCGATGAAATGCTGGGAAAACATGAGGGGACTCTTCTTAAGCAGGAGGTCAACCAGGCAGTACTCACAGAgactaaacaacaacaaacaaaaaaaatgaaatcagatCAAAACGGCAAAAGAAACTGCACTGTGACAAGATTTTCTTTGGTCACATTTCTTACTCTGCAATGGTAGGGTCTGGGTCCACGAGAGCAATAGCAAAGCGGAAAAACAGTGCACCTTTCCATTTCACATATTCTTCCTGTTAAAGAGCAAAACATCAAAATGCAGAACAAAACtgacaaacacataaaaaaaaaaaaaggatcgcAGGTTTGCGTGTGTACCTGCAGCAAGTTAGTGAGCATAATGAGGGTCTGCTCTCGGACGATGGGGTCTTTGTCTCTCAGACAGGCTGAGATATTTGGGATATATCGGGTCACTGTGTTGGTGTAGCGCACGCAAAGATCGCACATCACCACCACCACGTTACTACGAACGGCCAACTCTGTGCCCACTTCCAGCTCTCGCGCAAACACAGGCAGATACTTCAACATCAGTTCCTCATGCTGCAGACACAGCTTACCTATGACAGAAAGAGAACAAGACCAAACTCAAAGACGTCGTCACATTCCGCCTGCTGGGTTTTGGGTGTCTAAAGTAAACAATTAGTTTGTAAATGTTTCAGACCTAATGTGATAACAGCATGTGCTCGCACCACTGTCGGCATGGAATTGGGTTTGAACTGAGACAGCGGCTGACTAGCAGGAAGATCTTCTCCTTCAGCAGGAACTATaagaaacacaacaaaaaaaataaatgtagttcAGATGGATTTGCAACATTTCTCTAAGACTCTAATATTGACATCAGGTGTAAAAAGCTTAAAAATGCATAACAGTCAGGGCAGATAACTAGATAAGTTTTCTGAGAAGCtcttttgttgtctttttttggtGTAATACTGACACATGCACATTGGAAAACTGGGATAGATGCACATACATaccaaacacagaaaaaaaaaagatagatattTGCATGGACAAACCTGGCTGCTGCTCTGAGGGAGTTAGAACGGACTGAACCAGAAGGAAAATTCTCTTTCCCACTTTAGAAGGGCAATGGAGAGAAGCAGCACCAAGTGTATAAAGATGCTTCACCTGAGAAatggatataaataaaaaaaaatctttaacttAAAAAGGATCCTTCACAACCTGTTTAATAGTAAAAGTCAGAGAGGGTGTAAAATATTCATGTAAAAACTAAATTATActcgttttcgtttaaaaaaaaactttaataattgtataagcatgccttaaaaaaaaaatttgcatttttaataaaaatcttgGTCTATACCAGCAGGTCTTCATTGATGTTTTCAGCTCCCTTCTCTTGTAGAATGACACCAGACAGATAACTCTCACACACAGAGACCAGCTCGCCACAGAAACGATCCAggaacttctaaaaaaaaaaaacagacacaaaaagtattatagtataaataacacattttattaaaacctTCCTGGCAATGGTATGATCTTACCAAAGTGTCCTGAGTGTTGTCTGATCTTGCAAATCTGACCAGAGTATCCACACAGGAACTGATCACCTCTAAAGGCAGGCTGAAAGTCTTCAACCAGCTCATCAGATCATCTACACAGGTAAAATGTGCATTTGTAATGTACTTGAATGAAAATACCATTACTAACAAAGTTGTATTGTGAACGCGATAGTTTCACTGAATTACCCAGCTTTCACAAACATCCAGTAGGTAATTAAACTAAGTACCTATACACTATAGTACAAAATCaggtcagtaagattgttttttttctttgaaagatagaaagaaattgattattttattcagcatggacacATTAACAACAATTCAAAGTGACGTTTATAAATGTCATAAATGATTTCcatttcattttgatatttaaaagaaatgtttctttagcaccaaatttttaattacaacaatatttcacaacattactgtttttactgtatttttaattaaataaatgccaccttggttagcataagagacttgtaCTGCCACCTCACTAGATCAATTATGATGAAACCACATCATCTGCCACAAACAGGgactattttaaattataataacaaataattatcTTCAGATGCATTTGCGATCATATCAGTTGCATTCTGAAGTCCTGACAAACCACACTTACCTACTATTCTGGTTTTGGTGTCATCATTGAGATTAGAGGCAATGTCACCCAGAACGCTCAAGATATGACAGGTCATTGTAACTGAAACAACTGGTGacctattaataaaaataaaataaaaatcatgaaaCAAATATTTTGGAACAAGCAGTCACATTTTAAACACTAACATCAGTAAAAATCCAAAAAACAAAACGGCATATTCTATGACATTTTTTTCTCTATACTGTAACATTCTGTACATTTACTAggaggttaaaaaaaataataaataaacaattcccATCACTTCCTTAGCTCTGTTCTCTGACCTGATAGTTTTCTCCCAGGTATCCAGTATGGTGCCATAGTTCAGTTTAGGAGAGCAACTGGCAATCTTAGCTAACAGCAGCCAGGCAGCAGCAGCCCTCTCTCCCTCGGTATGAGAGAGCAAACCATTCACAAACGCAGGAGTGAACTTCTGCTGAGAAGCCCACATGCTGAAAGCCTTGCTAAAATACCGGCTACAGAGGAGAAAGATGTGGAGgatgacagaattaaaacaatggaagaaaagaaaaaaatgggaaTCATGTCACACACACCACTACTCACAGATGGTTAGGACACGTCTTACTGACCTGAGGTCTTGACACTTTTCACACAGCAGTCCCAGTAATTCCCAGGCCAACTTCTGAGAGGCGTCACTATCCCGATATTTGCCTTGACTCTTAATGTGTGCAATGACGACATGGTCCAGACACTCAAGAGCTTTCTCCTGCACAGAGCTCTCAGAGTCCATGACAGCCGGTAACACTCCTCTCAGCCAGGCCTCCTGCACTTCTCTGTTCTCAGACAGAGCCTGCAAACATAACGATTAAACGGAAGAAGTTCACAAGATGCTGAGGACACATTCTAAACCAGCATAGAAGTACGAAAATCTGAGTTTAGAGGTTAATAGCAACCATTCAAGTTGACAGgcctaaaaaaattattattattttgtgggtAAAATTGTGCAGTAATGAGTAAACAAATATGATTAGTATCTTATTTGTGAAAGAAATCCTTACATTGGTCATGAGAAAAACAGGACAAATACAAAGTCAGTTAGAATTTAAACCTGGCCTTGGTGGTAACATTAAAATGTTGAGGCACAGGTAAAAGATTGACTGTTTTGACTAGCTAACCATATGATTGGTCATTACAGATGGACATAGTATTGTGATGTTGGGAGGGGGTGCTCACAGCAAGGAGATCCATAAGGCACTGCAAGGCTTTCTTCTTCACGGAGACAGCAGGATCCCTGCAGCGATCTGACAGAATACTCAGATTCTCCGCACTGCATGAGATCACACCATGCTTCAGTAGACTCATGACGGTCTACACAAACACATGAAAGACACGCAATCAGTTATAGCTGCTTTTTTTACACTACAGTATTTCAACAATAAAAATTGTGGTTTTGTTGGGAAAGATGGAAAAAATGATGGAAAGGATAAAAAACATAGGACATAGGAAATAGGATAAAAACAACATTTGCAGgggtgcacatattttttttcagcctggttctcataagagaacacattgcatatagcgtgacccattaaatataactaaaaaaaatttgtattaatagttataatattattgcaatttatttagtttaaaaaaataaaataatagtaaataaactaaataatagtgtttaattatattattaaaaataaaaggcagtcctagtattaaatacaaatacatttattttatagtacacgtaaaaataaaatgctaatatttactactacattctttgtttgcctctttaagaagaattgctttatgtatttgccaattttaagtcgcttaggataaaagcgtctagaaataaataaataaaagcatttcatcatattcaaacttaaaatcagcaggcttttattttggcaggttgccggcaagtaagtataggcgcttccggatttagcgctgcttattaaagagcgtcagtggatggatgacagttttgcattgtgctttgaaaacggcatggcatagcctagatttatgctttcaggttgaaaataaaacttgtataatacagtttgtgatctaaaatggtaattgtgtattaacagatgtcaaccatgtcggtacgcaaatgcgctgtcagaacatatttatataacgcatttttattttggtcgcgcatgcggacctgcggaccacttatgtgcacccctgaacatttgaatgtttatggctgtagcagcagtgcttAAAAGCAACTTTCTCAAAAGGGTCTTACAGTAAAAATAATCGAACAACTAAAGTTCTAAAAAGAAGTTTGGTGGAAGaaaacttaaaagtaaacatATATAAGAAAAATGTGAAACACTTCAAAGTGTAGAATGTATTTCATACCTCCAGTGCACTTTTTCTAGCATTGGTTTTTGGATCACTGACATGTTTTTTAAACAGAGTCATAGTTTCCTCATCTAAAAGCAAATAAAGAAATAGTcagtcatttaaaattttaaactcAAATGACAAGggctatatttattttttcactttttaatgcCATGCCAGCATCAAGGCAATTTTCATGGCGAtctctgaataaattatacaacacatacaattaacaaaaaggttttcatttcagatgtacagatgttcagatttaaaaattaatcaGTTAAACACACCTCCGTtgtctatttacattaaaaacagtacaaTCCAATAACATAtgtttttacagtcattttagtttggcaagtaaAGAATAATGGTGGTTCTTCACCTTTTAATAAATAGCAATGTGCACATCTTGCATGACCTAAAAGACATCTTGTGACAAGGCCTATATGAGGTGAGCTTACTCTGTAAGGAAGTGTTCATGACACTCCTGTGGGACGTGGTAATGCTCTTGTGTTTTGTAAGGTCAATGGTTCTGAAGGTCAGAGCGGTTTTCTGAACAGTCTCTCTTCGCTTTAGagtttctgaaaaacaaaactcAAAATGAACCATCACAGACTATAAAATATGCTTTACACTTACTACATTTTAAATACTGAAATATGATCTTACGCTCCGAGCGGCCTGAGTCCAACATAGTTTGAGCACCTAATAAGAAAAGAATGAGCTTATTCAGTATTCAAACATGCTGCttgttacaaataaataatacagctCACTCATATACAAACATTTTACACAGAGCTGTACAGTTACAGTATTGTAGTAATATACATACTGTTGGAAAAGAGCTCATGAACACATTTTGTAGCATTCTGGGAACCAAGCTCCAGACACTGTGCCAGGCAGTGCAACGCGTGACCTCTGACTGTTGGGGAAACATCATTACGATGATTGTAGATGATGTTGTGCACCAGAAACCTGTGAGGCAGGAACACAGCCAGCTCAGGGTCCACTGTATCGTCCACATCCCACTCTCTCTGCTCCAACAGCACCAGGGCAACATCAAGCGCAAACATTCTGAACGCCACCTGAACAGAGGTTTTCCACTGTTATTCATCAGGAACagacaaataacaaataatctGTGCTTAACTTAAAATAGCCGTGGGGCTTTGACATGACACATCACACAGTTTACCTTGTTGTTTCGGGAGTAGCTATAGAGCCACTTAACAATGGCTGCGTAGTCCTGACACGGCATCTTAGCCATCAGTTTCCCAACAGCTTGTGCTCCACTTGCTCGATATTCAGACTTCTCCACcatctgaaacaaacacacacacggagtgTCTGGATCTTTTAAGTTGAAGTAACCTGGACTTGTAATTGAGGGACAGAAACCTTTTAggtttcattataaatattagtGAAGATTAACAGAAGTTTTATGGGTtaagaatgacatgagagtgagtaaatgacagaaatatCCTAAAAGATTTGTTGTTGTCAGGTCTTTGATGTAATAATGTTTGGTCTCAAGATATTTGAAATCTTACTATTGATTTTCATGAATGATTTGATAGCGGATAATTACATAAATGTctgtagctttaaaaaaaactatataaaaaatatagcaCACAGTTATATAAACTACTTTTATAGAACTGTTTATGTATTGGGCCTTAACACTGTGATCACTATAAAATGTCTTATGTGTGTAGattcttcaaaaatatatttgttccATAAAAAGAATAACAACATACACGTTTGGAATGACAAGTGAGCTGAGACATAACTAAAATTAAGCAATTAATTTTTAgtacaaattttattaaaaaaataaaatatacctgATGGCAGATGTGTTGCACAAGGATCCGTAAAAGTGGCAATGTGGCCTCCCTCTGCTTATCAACAATATGACTAGAACACAGGAAACACATAAttcagatataaactcacagaATCAATGCTGAACACACAGCAtgggacaaaaataaataaataaaaaatttgaaattgAAAACATAAATATTCCTACATAATACATTACCGGAACCCCAGGAAAAATGGAATAAACAGTCAGTCACTAACCTAATGAAAAGTATGGCCTGGTCTCTGGCACCACAGACAGTCTGAGATGGAGCAAGGAGACATGGCTTGGACCTCTCTTGTGTTTTCATCATTAGAATAACATAGAGTAGTTTGCGGAACACTCGGCGACGGCACTGTAAAATTCAACACCCATAAAGATCAAGCAATGTAATGTAACTCATGCAACTAAAATGCAGTGGTTTTTGGGAGATACCCATACTCACCTCATCTCCTTCACCATGAATGGTTGAGCAAAGTAGCCCCAGTCCATGGTAGGACAGCTCAGGCAGACTCTGTAATCTGTCGACACTCcttgaaaacacacaaaaatcatTTGTGTGAAAGAATCTTAAATGCACTAGAGTtgatattgttaactaaaacaatacTAAAATTGTTTGATCTAAAGCTATCGCCTATTATAAAATAGtttaagataaatataaatattggacaaaaaaatttaacttgaaaaataaatgcaaattatatTGCTTGggcaacaaactgaaataaaataagttccaAGTGGAAAtgctaaaattacaaaaactaaaactgaaataaaaactaattaaagctaaatacctatatatttttttaatgatgtaaCCACATAAAATAACCAcgacaaaatatatattaaaatataaagataaaagccaattcaaaatattaataaataatatctaaATGATACTATAAGTAGTGCTGAAATGCATTTCCTCATCTTTCCCATTTTCTTCTGCATTTACCTTTCCTGAGAGAATGACATCTCTCCAATGACTGGCTCAAAGTTGGTAAGTTCAGTGAAAAgctgaaagtaaataaaaataatatttaaaaaaaaaacctcagcaTTCTGTAAATataactgtaaaaatatatttttttaaaggtttcaaAGGTTATTACCAATGTGTGAAAATGTTCAACCGTATTCAGATTTATACAAAAACATTGCTTTATATGCTTTATATGTGAGAACTGATTATCTAAAGACCAAATAGTCTCACTCTTAAGATCGCAAAGAGGATCTAATTGgctaacagaaaacagaaaaaaatgaacaGCTGTACCTAAAACTACTTTTAACATTCACACAAATCCTCGACACAACCACAAGTAGCACACAAGTGCTAAGTGAGGAACTTCCTGATCATCAGTGACTGACCTGAACACAGCTATCAGCACTCTGAGGTTTGTCACGAAGGGAAAATTTCTCGAGCAGTCTCAGAAGTGTGCGAACCAGTAAGACAATGCCCTCTCTTAGTTTCAGCAAATCCTGTGCAGAAAAGTACACCCcctcttcttcatcatcttcatcatcatcaatcTCCATCTGTTgggaaacaaaacaccaaaatatATGCCACCACTGTCACACTGACAGAGtaagaaaaaacacttttaaagatGATAAGTGTAAAtgtcacatatacacacaaactaaaTACTAATTCTATACCTCTTCTGACACTTTCTTTGGGGGTTTGGACCGTTTGCCAGTTTTGGGATCACCTTGAGAGCTTTTCAAAGAATCTTTTTTGCGTTTCTTGCCAGAGTCTTGAGGCCAGCATTTCAGGGGCATGTTCAAACAAGTATCAAAAAGAATCTGATGGTACACTTTATTTGCAACACTCCCTAAAgatggacaaaaacaaaaaaacataaaataaactagTGATGGCCTAACAACCTGAAATCAGTGGCATGCAATGCATTAGGAAGGAATTCAGCACTGCAGTCAGATGCAAGGGATGGAAACTGACCAGGTATTTTTAGCAGCAACAAGTATAGAGAGGCTGCCTGTAGACCACATAGTCTCTGTTCAAGACTGGGACTTTTGGTTTTAGCACTAAGGATGAAGTAGGAAAGGACGGCCACCAGAGTTTTTGCAGAGACACCATTCTCACCAAACACCACCCAGACACTCTGCAGAGAAAAAAATACATCATAAGTAAGTTACATCTACACCGCCTGCATTGCAAAGAGATTTACTATTTTGTGGAAGCAGAAAGAAATCACAGCATCATCACATGTTATACCTGTGTATTTTCATCATCCTCACTGGAGAAGGGCAAAAGCTGCATGTAAATTGTTTTGAAAACATCAGGGTCTTCTTTTATCTCCTCCTCAATAACAGGGTCAAGAGAGTCTGTGTGGGTGAACTCGAAGTCCCACACTGCATCCACCCAGGCTAAAACATGTCAACAATATATGTACACTCTCGTTAATAATGCTCATAAATTCTGCACGCTTCACATTATGACACAGACTGTGATTAtgggatatacatatatattgtgaCTATATAACGTTAATATGATATACCGTGAGTCACCCTGATTGTTTGTTCAATCTAATTATAAACACTATGACAGTTTCAACGGCTAGTTAAAGTTTCTCTCTGctatgctaaatatatatatatatatatatatatatatatatatatatatatatatatatatatatatataaaatacaaaatataaaccgAAACCAAAACAATCCCCCGAAATCCCCGTCAGTTGCAACTCAACATATTTCGAGGTTTACTACAACAATACACACAGTGGATCTCAAAAGTAATTTAACCATTGTTTCTAGGACATGctcttgaaaaaaattaaaccataCCTGTAGACACACGGTTTAATTTTAATAACTGCAGCGCACGTATCAACTCCATACTTCAAAATAACGCGCCAACAGCCGCTGTGTACTGGGCGACAGCAATCCCGGCATGCTTGGCGACATACGCAGgggagctcatgaatattaactaggtttaaaaaaaaaaaatatatatatatatatatatgtgttttatttGAACTTTCTGTAATAACAGTACAATAACGTGCATAAATAGTATGAatctataaaaatataacatgaaAACAATTagacaaaatgcaaaaataacgTCGAAAACGACGAGGGCGGGTGTCGacttattaatattcatgacttAAAGCAGTTCCGTTTCGCGCTCGGTAAATCCAGCGCATGCGCATCGCTTCGTTTCTATGACGCGCATTAACGCGCGTTCCTCAAAACAGAGAATAATGCCCCGATGGAGGAAACGCTTCAGACtgtaaatgtacaaaaacaaattaacaaaggACTACACAAGGAAGAATTCAAGTAAGCGACCAAACTAGGTGCAGCATTCATTATTTAAATGTACTCTTTGTACAGGGGCTGAATATATAAATATCGTAGAATACATTGTATATGTTATAACCAGTCTATGGTTATAAACCTGCTGTATAAATTTTATATCTAAAGTTACTGtctatatttctctctctctctctctctctctctctctctctctctctctctctctttctgtttccaTATGTATTGATAGTCAGTATGCACACCATTCATATTACAGACTAATAATAGCCCTGTATTAGAGAATCTGTTACGATCTGCTGTATCAGAAGCTTTCACTGTGTATTTGCTTGTGGACTTTTATTCGCTTACAGGTGGCTTCAGTTCTCCTGAGCTCTTTACTGTTCCCTGCTGATCACACCACAGAGCATGAGTGAGTGTTTTGAGGCAAGGACGACCAGAGGAAAATGGCAGGACAGGCTGAAGTCTGTAGAGCAGAGAGCCTCATCTTTTCAGTCTTCTCCTCTGAGTTGTCCATACAAGCCCCGTCTGTCCCGGCCATGGCAGCCCTCCTCCGTCTGGAGACTCTTCCCACGGCAGAACGCAGCCATCGCCTTCACTCAGCACATGAAACAGGTCTAGACAGAAGCTGCTGCATATCTGATTAAATGAGGTATAACTTTGCTATTTTTAAAGTGTTTGGCTCTTATTATATCTTTAACAGGACGTGCATTTATTCTCACTGGAGAAGGAAGGCAGTGATGCTGGACAGAGGATCTTCCTAGTGACCAGCTATAGTGAACTTTGGCATTATTACAGGTAACTGCGACACATAATGATACCGTGTGTATAAATCAGTTTTAGGAAAGATACTGAAAGAAAATAATCTGGAATTTTATACAACTGTAATCAGTAGTctcttttaataaaatgtacatgCACTTAGAGGCACTGCTGCATGTGAATGAGAGATCTTTTTCTCTTCAGCACTCACAGACAGTCTCTGATGCACTGCTATGAGGTCATTCTGGAAGGAGCCGTCTGCAAACTTTACTTTGACTTAGAGTTCGACAAAGCCTTCAACACACACCTGGACGGCAAGATGATGGTGTCAAAACTAATCCAGGTAAGTATACGCTActcttcaaatgtttggggtcaggaagatttttttttttttaagaaattatattgaattatattgAAGTGAACAAATATtccaataaagacatttataatgttaaacaaGATTTTGATTTCAGATT from the Carassius carassius chromosome 7, fCarCar2.1, whole genome shotgun sequence genome contains:
- the ncapd3 gene encoding condensin-2 complex subunit D3 isoform X2 yields the protein MELIRALQLLKLNRVSTAWVDAVWDFEFTHTDSLDPVIEEEIKEDPDVFKTIYMQLLPFSSEDDENTQSVWVVFGENGVSAKTLVAVLSYFILSAKTKSPSLEQRLCGLQAASLYLLLLKIPGSVANKVYHQILFDTCLNMPLKCWPQDSGKKRKKDSLKSSQGDPKTGKRSKPPKKVSEEMEIDDDEDDEEEGVYFSAQDLLKLREGIVLLVRTLLRLLEKFSLRDKPQSADSCVQLFTELTNFEPVIGEMSFSQERSVDRLQSLPELSYHGLGLLCSTIHGEGDECRRRVFRKLLYVILMMKTQERSKPCLLAPSQTVCGARDQAILFISHIVDKQREATLPLLRILVQHICHQMVEKSEYRASGAQAVGKLMAKMPCQDYAAIVKWLYSYSRNNKVAFRMFALDVALVLLEQREWDVDDTVDPELAVFLPHRFLVHNIIYNHRNDVSPTVRGHALHCLAQCLELGSQNATKCVHELFSNSAQTMLDSGRSEQTLKRRETVQKTALTFRTIDLTKHKSITTSHRSVMNTSLQNEETMTLFKKHVSDPKTNARKSALETVMSLLKHGVISCSAENLSILSDRCRDPAVSVKKKALQCLMDLLAALSENREVQEAWLRGVLPAVMDSESSVQEKALECLDHVVIAHIKSQGKYRDSDASQKLAWELLGLLCEKCQDLSRYFSKAFSMWASQQKFTPAFVNGLLSHTEGERAAAAWLLLAKIASCSPKLNYGTILDTWEKTIRSPVVSVTMTCHILSVLGDIASNLNDDTKTRIVDDLMSWLKTFSLPLEVISSCVDTLVRFARSDNTQDTLFLDRFCGELVSVCESYLSGVILQEKGAENINEDLLVKHLYTLGAASLHCPSKVGKRIFLLVQSVLTPSEQQPVPAEGEDLPASQPLSQFKPNSMPTVVRAHAVITLGKLCLQHEELMLKYLPVFARELEVGTELAVRSNVVVVMCDLCVRYTNTVTRYIPNISACLRDKDPIVREQTLIMLTNLLQEEYVKWKGALFFRFAIALVDPDPTIADLCEYCLVDLLLKKSPLMFSQHFIECIFHFNSYEKHKKYNKFPQTESEKSKFSLKGPQNQGKRFRIYRFLLKNFTDEQRFSITTKVCQDILASFVDSELPLDSEGSELLSDTFDILSLKEMKLTAMSGPAAGEEPQEDEMAMAKAVLQVAQKKLVSQVQKRNFVENVIPIIISLKNMLEEQHSPVLKHLMAYLQVTMQDYRSEVKELFVADEQLAAEVEYNLKQFEKEKQQEQQQMENQLANFTLSPRRNGNAVASPAQAANVGGQTGFDTPLNPHAAKGPAQTPKSALRRRTYAGMVTPVRTQSSPTVFSTGRGKQVGRAISTPQASINEVTFGEQVSAICNESGRGSKVGDEDESVLHLMSPEQKKLVPRQWNVESPLVQKQRTKKRF
- the ncapd3 gene encoding condensin-2 complex subunit D3 isoform X1, with the protein product MELIRALQLLKLNRVSTAWVDAVWDFEFTHTDSLDPVIEEEIKEDPDVFKTIYMQLLPFSSEDDENTQSVWVVFGENGVSAKTLVAVLSYFILSAKTKSPSLEQRLCGLQAASLYLLLLKIPGSVANKVYHQILFDTCLNMPLKCWPQDSGKKRKKDSLKSSQGDPKTGKRSKPPKKVSEEMEIDDDEDDEEEGVYFSAQDLLKLREGIVLLVRTLLRLLEKFSLRDKPQSADSCVQLFTELTNFEPVIGEMSFSQERSVDRLQSLPELSYHGLGLLCSTIHGEGDECRRRVFRKLLYVILMMKTQERSKPCLLAPSQTVCGARDQAILFISHIVDKQREATLPLLRILVQHICHQMVEKSEYRASGAQAVGKLMAKMPCQDYAAIVKWLYSYSRNNKVAFRMFALDVALVLLEQREWDVDDTVDPELAVFLPHRFLVHNIIYNHRNDVSPTVRGHALHCLAQCLELGSQNATKCVHELFSNSAQTMLDSGRSEQTLKRRETVQKTALTFRTIDLTKHKSITTSHRSVMNTSLQNEETMTLFKKHVSDPKTNARKSALETVMSLLKHGVISCSAENLSILSDRCRDPAVSVKKKALQCLMDLLAALSENREVQEAWLRGVLPAVMDSESSVQEKALECLDHVVIAHIKSQGKYRDSDASQKLAWELLGLLCEKCQDLSRYFSKAFSMWASQQKFTPAFVNGLLSHTEGERAAAAWLLLAKIASCSPKLNYGTILDTWEKTIRSPVVSVTMTCHILSVLGDIASNLNDDTKTRIVDDLMSWLKTFSLPLEVISSCVDTLVRFARSDNTQDTLKFLDRFCGELVSVCESYLSGVILQEKGAENINEDLLVKHLYTLGAASLHCPSKVGKRIFLLVQSVLTPSEQQPVPAEGEDLPASQPLSQFKPNSMPTVVRAHAVITLGKLCLQHEELMLKYLPVFARELEVGTELAVRSNVVVVMCDLCVRYTNTVTRYIPNISACLRDKDPIVREQTLIMLTNLLQEEYVKWKGALFFRFAIALVDPDPTIADLCEYCLVDLLLKKSPLMFSQHFIECIFHFNSYEKHKKYNKFPQTESEKSKFSLKGPQNQGKRFRIYRFLLKNFTDEQRFSITTKVCQDILASFVDSELPLDSEGSELLSDTFDILSLKEMKLTAMSGPAAGEEPQEDEMAMAKAVLQVAQKKLVSQVQKRNFVENVIPIIISLKNMLEEQHSPVLKHLMAYLQVTMQDYRSEVKELFVADEQLAAEVEYNLKQFEKEKQQEQQQMENQLANFTLSPRRNGNAVASPAQAANVGGQTGFDTPLNPHAAKGPAQTPKSALRRRTYAGMVTPVRTQSSPTVFSTGRGKQVGRAISTPQASINEVTFGEQVSAICNESGRGSKVGDEDESVLHLMSPEQKKLVPRQWNVESPLVQKQRTKKRF